The Paracoccus albus region GCCTGAGCTGATAGATGTCGATCAGGATGGGTGGCTGGATATTGTCTCTTTCACTCTGGTCGGGATGGTGAACGGGACGTTCGATGTGTTTTTCTATGACCCGGATGCCGAGGTTTTCAGACAGCCGCCGCCGCTTTACGGGCATACGATGGCGCGGGATCGTGATGGATTTATCCTTGTTGCGGGGCGTAGCGGGCCGGCGACGGTGATCAGCCTTTACAGTCTGGACGGTCAGTCGTTCCGGCCGCGCTATGAGATTAACCCTTATGCGATTTCACCGACACAACCTGATAGTGGCTTTGCCTGCGAGATCACTGTTCTGACCCGGAATGGAAAGGCTGAGCGCAAGATTGATCTGGAAAGCAACGATCCGGCGCATCGCGACATGCTGCGCCATTACTGCGAGCCAGAGCCGGTAACGCGGGAAGAGCGTAATGTCTGGCTGGAAGAGGATCCGGCGCAAGTGGACAGGGTTCCGGGCGGGACGCTGTTCTATTGCCGGCTGGAGGATAGCGAGAAGGCAGTGACGATAGAGCGTGTGGTCGGCGGGTTGCGCTATGCCTTCGGGCCGGTCGGCGGCGAGGCGGAATTGGTGCTGGACCGGACGGAGGATGAAGTCAGCCTGCCGTCAGAGGACGCCACGCCCCGCGCCGGAGAGATCAGCTTTGTTAACGGGGAATACACTTATACCGCCTATTACAGTCAGGGGACGCCGGACACGGATGACGTGGCGCTGCAATCGGACGCGATGTTTCCGCCGCTTTTGACGCGCGGTTTGCGCGTCACCAGAGAGGGAGAAAGAGATGAACCGGTGTTCAGCAGGGAATGCGTTCTGGAACACTCCTTTGACGCGTTCACAGCCGGGTAACGACGCCCGCAAACAGGAAGCGGCGCCCCGTCGGACGCCCCCCTGATTTGTCAGGCTGATGCGGGATCAGTCCTTCGCACGCTCGACATAGGAATTGTCGGCTGTGTTGATGACGATGCGGGTGCCGGCGCCGATATGGGGCGGGACCATGACGCGCAGGCCGTTATCGACCGTGGCGGGCTTGTAGGAAGATGAGGCGGTTTGGCCTTTCACGACCGGCTCGGTCTCTGTCACTTCGACGGTCATTTTCTGCGGCAGTTCCAATGCGATGGGCGCGCCGTTGAATACCTGCAGGAAAACCCGCATCCCTTCCTGCAGATAGACCGACTGATCGCCGACGACATCTTCGGACGCAGTGACCTGTTCGTAGGATTCCGGCTCCATGAAATGGTAGCCTTCGGCGTCGTTATACAGGAAGTCATAGCTGCGTTCGTCGACATGGGCCTTTTCGACCTGATCGGTCGTCTTCCAGCGTTCGCTGACCTTCACCCCGTCCGAAATGCGGCGCATATCGACGCTGGTGGTGGGTGTGCCCTTGCCAGGGTGGAAGTTTTCGGCCTTGAGAACGACGTAAAGTTTCTCGTCGAGCTCGACCACATTGCCTTTGCGAAGGCTGGATGCGATGACTTTCATCTGCGGTTTCCTTGCGAGTTGTCCGGTCTGCGCGTAAGCGCTTTGGCGGTGTCACTATCTTATGAAACGCCGCATTGCCAGAGAAACCATGACTGATTCCCAATGGTGGCAGCCCCATCGCCACAGTGATCGCCGCCCCGCGCTTCTGGCCCGCAACCGCATTCAGCGGGCAATACGGGGTTGGCTGGACGATAACGAGTTTGTCGAGGTCGATCCGGCGGCACTGGCCGTCAGCCCCGGCAATGAGACGCACCTGCATGGTTTCGCGACGCAGATGATCGGCAATGACGGGAACGGGCGGGCGATGTATCTGCACACCTCGCCCGAATTCGCGATGAAGAAGTTGCTGGCGGCGGGAGAGCGGCGGATCGCGGCCTTTTCCCATGTCTGGCGCAACCGCGAACGCACCGCCCTGCATCATCCGGAATTTACGATGTTGGAATGGTATCGCGTGGGTGAAGATTACACGGTTCTGATGGATGACTGCGCCGATTTCCTGATGCTGGCGGCAGAGGCGGCGGGTGCGAACACGTTCCGCTTTCGCGATGTGGTCTGTGATCCCTATGCATCGCCAGAGCGGATTTCGGTGGCGGATGCCTTTGCCGAATATGCCGGGATTGATCTGCTGGCGACGATTGCGCCGGATGGTTGGACCGATCGCGACGGGCTGGCGGCGCAGGTCACGCGAAGTGGTGTGACCCCTGCGGATGGCGACACATGGTCTGATCTGTTCTCTCGCGTGCTGGCCGATCGGGTAGAGCCGCATCTGGGTCGCGGCTGTGCGACGGTGCTGGACCGCTATCCGGTGCCAGAGGCAGCGCTTGCGCGGCGCGCGGCGGATGATCCGCGTGTCGCGGAACGGTTCGAGCTTTATGCCTGCGGGGTGGAGATTGCGAATGGCTTTGGTGAACTGACCGACGCGGCGGAGCAGCGGCGGCGCTTTCAGGCCGATATGGCCGAAAGGCAGCGCATCTATGGCGAGGCTTATCCGCTGGATGAAGATCTGCTGGCCGCGCTTGAAATCATGCCGGATGCCAGTGGGATCGCGCTTGGCTTTGACCGGCTGGTGATGCTGGCGACGGCTGCGCCTTCGGTTCAGGCGGTGATGTGGGCGCCGGTGCCTGATCCGGGTTAGGGCGACAGCCGGGCAAGGATTTCGGCGGCGGTGCCGGGTTGGGCCTGTGCGCAGCCGGTGCCTGCCCAGAAGGGGCCGTAGCCGGCCTCTCCTTTCGCGGAGGCTGCGGCGTGCAGGGCCTTCAGCGCGGAATAGGGCAGCGGGTAATCGGGTGCGGCGCTGTCATCGCGGGTGCTGATCAGGTTTTCGACGCCTCTGGCGGGGCGGCCGGATATGGCGCGGGTCATGACGGTCTTGCGGGCGGACAATGCGGCGCGGTGCGGTGCAGAGGTTCCGGCTTCATCTGCGACCAGGAACGCAGTGCCGCATTGCGCGGCGATGGCGCCAGCGTCGAGCGCGGCGCGGACATCGTCGCGGGTCATGATCGCACCTGCGGCGATGACGGGCAGGCCAATGTCTTTCAGCGCGGCCAGCAGTGCCATCGTGGGCAGCCGTTCATCGGGGCCGTTTTCGTCGGTCACGCCGCGATGACCGCCCGCTTGCCAACCCTGTGCGACAACGCCGTCAAGCCCCGCGGCCTTGACCTTCAGCGCGTCGGCAAGGTTGGTCGCCGAGCCAAGCAGGACCGCGCCGCTGTCACGCAAGGCGGCGAGCTGATCCGCCTCGGGCAGACCGAAGTGGAAGCTGACGACGCCGGGCTTTTCGTCCAGCAGCATTTGCAGCATGTCAGGATCATCCTGAAAGCGTCGATACCCGTCGCTGAGCGCATCCGGCGCAGTCGCGCCGAAGCGTTCGAAATCGGGGGCGAGGCTGTCCAGCCAGGCGGCCTCTTTCGCGGGATCGCGTTCGGGTGCGCGGTGGCAGAATACGTTGACATTGAAGCTGGCCGGGGTCAGGGCGCGGGTCCGGCGGACCTCTTCGCGCGCGCGTTCGGCATTCATCGCGGCAACGCCGAGAGAGCCGAGGCCCCCTGCATTCGATACCGCAGCTGCCAGTTCGGGCGTCGTCACCCCGGCCATGGGTGCCTGTATGACGGCTACGCGCATTCCAATCCGGTCCAAAAGCATATCGGCCCCCTTTGGGCCCATTTACAAACCCTGCCGGACAAAGGATCAAGCGCGGATGTTCGAGCTTGCCCCTGATCTTGTCGTGATGCTGATCTTTGCTGCATTTGCGGCGGGGATGATTGATGCCATCGCGGGCGGCGGCGGGCTGATTACGGTGCCCGCGCTGATGCTGGCGGGTGTGCCGCCTGCGCAGGCGCTTGCGACCAACAAGGTGCAGGGCGTGTTCGGGGCTGCGACGGCGGCTTACAGCTATGCCAGATCGGGTCATGTCAGCCCGCGCAGACAGGTGGGCGCTGCGCTGCTGGCCTTTGCGGCGGGTATGGCTGGTGCTTTCTGTGTAACATTGATCCCGACGCAGGCGCTGCGCTATCTGCTGCCGGTTTTGCTGATCGGTATCGCGGCTTTCTTTGCGCTGAAACCGGGGTTGTCGGATGCCGACAGGACCGCGCGGATCACACCGCTTCAGTTCACCTGCTTCGTTGTGCCACTGATCGGCTTTTACGATGGGCTGTTGGGACCGGGGACGGGCGCTTTTCTGATGCTG contains the following coding sequences:
- the efp gene encoding elongation factor P; translated protein: MKVIASSLRKGNVVELDEKLYVVLKAENFHPGKGTPTTSVDMRRISDGVKVSERWKTTDQVEKAHVDERSYDFLYNDAEGYHFMEPESYEQVTASEDVVGDQSVYLQEGMRVFLQVFNGAPIALELPQKMTVEVTETEPVVKGQTASSSYKPATVDNGLRVMVPPHIGAGTRIVINTADNSYVERAKD
- the epmA gene encoding EF-P lysine aminoacylase EpmA, coding for MTDSQWWQPHRHSDRRPALLARNRIQRAIRGWLDDNEFVEVDPAALAVSPGNETHLHGFATQMIGNDGNGRAMYLHTSPEFAMKKLLAAGERRIAAFSHVWRNRERTALHHPEFTMLEWYRVGEDYTVLMDDCADFLMLAAEAAGANTFRFRDVVCDPYASPERISVADAFAEYAGIDLLATIAPDGWTDRDGLAAQVTRSGVTPADGDTWSDLFSRVLADRVEPHLGRGCATVLDRYPVPEAALARRAADDPRVAERFELYACGVEIANGFGELTDAAEQRRRFQADMAERQRIYGEAYPLDEDLLAALEIMPDASGIALGFDRLVMLATAAPSVQAVMWAPVPDPG
- a CDS encoding NAD(P)H-dependent flavin oxidoreductase; the protein is MLLDRIGMRVAVIQAPMAGVTTPELAAAVSNAGGLGSLGVAAMNAERAREEVRRTRALTPASFNVNVFCHRAPERDPAKEAAWLDSLAPDFERFGATAPDALSDGYRRFQDDPDMLQMLLDEKPGVVSFHFGLPEADQLAALRDSGAVLLGSATNLADALKVKAAGLDGVVAQGWQAGGHRGVTDENGPDERLPTMALLAALKDIGLPVIAAGAIMTRDDVRAALDAGAIAAQCGTAFLVADEAGTSAPHRAALSARKTVMTRAISGRPARGVENLISTRDDSAAPDYPLPYSALKALHAAASAKGEAGYGPFWAGTGCAQAQPGTAAEILARLSP
- a CDS encoding TSUP family transporter, coding for MFELAPDLVVMLIFAAFAAGMIDAIAGGGGLITVPALMLAGVPPAQALATNKVQGVFGAATAAYSYARSGHVSPRRQVGAALLAFAAGMAGAFCVTLIPTQALRYLLPVLLIGIAAFFALKPGLSDADRTARITPLQFTCFVVPLIGFYDGLLGPGTGAFLMLGFVMLAGYGILKATAHTKLLNFASNLGGLVAFALVGKPLWLTGLAMGAAQIAGAWVGSRLAMRIGARLIKPLLVMTSAGLALKLILDLIAQGG